The DNA sequence gtgtgtgtgtgtgtgtgtgtgtgtgtgtgtgtgtgtgtgtgtgtagtgtgtgtgtgtgtgtgtgtgtgtgtgtgtgtgtgtgtgtgtgtgtgtgtgtagtgtgtgtgtagtgtgtgtgtgtgtgtgtgtgtgtagtgtgtgtgtgtgtgtgtgtgtgtgtgtgtagtgtgtgtgtgtgtgtgtagtgtgtgtgtgtgtgtgtgtgtgtgtgtgtgtgtgtgtgtgtgtgtgtgtgtgtgtgtgtgtgtgtgtgtgtgtgtgtgtgtgtagtgtgtttagtgtgtgtgtgtgtgtgtgtgtgtgtgtgtgtgtagtgtgtgtgtgtgtgtgtgtgtgtagtgtgtgtgtgtgtgtgtgtagtgtgtgtgtgtacctgtggtggTGGGTTGCTCATCTGGTCTTTCAGGATGTACATGGCTTCATCATGAGGGTCCGGCTTCTTCACAAACAtcttcccctcccccttcctacacacacacattaaaacctgttgaggacagacgttccgctaccgGTGGAacggcgtggcgcgaaatacaaaaaaacctcaaaaatacaatcatttcaattttctcaaacatacgactattttacaccattttatagataaacctctcctgaatccaaccacacgttgtccgatttcaaaaaaggctttacagcgaaagcaaaacattagattatgtcaggataCCACCACAGCAAGAAAACAACAACAccgccattttcctagcaaggttagacgtccaaaagcacaaaaccagctaaaattatgcactaaccttcgacgatcttcatcagatgacactcctaggacatcatgttagacaatacatgcattttttttgttccatcaagttcatatttatataaaaaaaaaaaaaacgttttacattggcgcgtgacgttcagaaaatgtattcccaacaAAATTTCCGGTGAACGTGCACCATaattttacagaaatactcatcataaacgttgacaaaatatataacaattaattaaagaAATATAGATGAACtattcctttatgcaaacgctttgtcagattttcaaaataactttacggaaaaagcacattgttcaatattctgaataCTGAGCCCCAAGCTGTTCAGTTAGCCGCCCAGCCACGGCATCCACAAAACGCTGAAATATGTTACaaatattatcttacctttgttgatcttcggctgaatgcactcggaaggtctccgacttccacaagaaatgttcatttgttcgataaagtccatagtTTATGTCGAAATAAATCCGTTTCGATGGCGCATCCAGATCACCATTCCAAAATGCATCTATCCACCGTCGACGAAAAAGTTATAAAGTTCCCCTCCAGCGTTTTGTAGAAACACAtcaaaccatgttcacaatcaatctttagtgtgtttttaacgtagaatttagataatattccaaccggacaatagcagattcattacagaagaaaaataaaaaatggctaGCCTTACGTGAGCGCGCACGAGGTAAGTCAATGACCCCAGCCCGACCACTTACTGTTCCGggtattattcaatcaaattgcatttTAGAAGTCTTCAAcaaggttctaatgactgttgacatctagtggaagccttaggaagtgcaatatgacatcacagacactgtagttcagacagaacatcattagaaagaactacaattctcagatcctccacttcctggttggattgttTCTCAGGGTTTTTCTGCCTGCtatatgtgttctgttatactcacagacaccattcaaacagttttagaaactttagagtgttttctatccaaatctactaataatatgcatattctggtttctgggcaagagtagtaaccagtttaaatcgggtacgttttttttatccggccgtgaaaatactgccccctatccacatcaggtTTTTAACATTTACTGTGgtacctgtgagtgtgtgtgtgttacgtgtgtgtgtgtgtgtgtgtgcggtgtgtgtgtgtgtgtgtgtgtgtgtgtgtgtgtgtgtgttacctgtgtgtgtgtgcaggctggCTGGGTGCAGGGTTAGATGGGTGTTGGTACTGTTTGATCATATCCTTGATGTTGTGGGAGGGGCTTTCTGAGTTAGACACGCTGGATTGGACCAGTCCTTCAGGAGGGGGGGCCCTGGACCGCACCATGTCATCAGGAGGGGGGGCCCTGGACCGCACCATGTCATCAGGAGGGGGGGCCCTGGACCGCACCATGTCATCAGGAGGGGGGGCCCGTGTCGGACCTGGAAAAATCCACACCATCATCACTAGAGCTGTGTTCCAATACCCATACTATATAATACATACTATataatacatactatatactacatactatatactacatactacatactatatactacatactatatactatgtctataggtctataaacTAGAGCTGTGTTCTAATACCCATACTATataatacatactatatactacatactacatactacatactatatactatatacacatactatatactatatactatatactatatacacatattatatactatatactacatacaatATACTATAtgcacatactatatactatatacacatactatatactacatactatatactatatacacatactatatagtatatactacatactatatacacatactatatactacatactatatactatatactacatactatatactatatgctacatactatatacacatactatatactctatacacatactatatactacatactatatactatatactacatactatatactacatactacatactatatactacatactacatactacatactatatactatatactacatactttatactatatactatatactatatactacatactacatactatatactacatactatatactatatactacatactacatactatatacacatactatatactatatactattagtctATAGATCTAGAGAATAGAGCTGTGTTtcaatacccatactaacatacagtatactacatactatatactacatactacatactacttACTATATACTACCTCCtatatactatattctacatactatatactatatactacatactacatactatatactatatactacatactttatactatatactacatactttatactatatactatatactacatactacatactatatactatatactacatactatatactatattctacatactatatactatatactacatactacatagtATATActttatactatatactacatactatatactacatactatatactatatactacatactatatactatatactatatactacatactatatactatatactacatactatatactatatactatatacacatattatatactatatacacatattatatactatatactacatactatatactatatactatatacacatattatatactatatatacatattatatactatatactacatactatatactacatactacatactatatactacatactacatactatatactattagtctATAGGTCTAGAGACTAGAGCTGTGTTCTAATACCCACactaacatactatatactacatactacatactatatactattactCTATAGGTCTAGAGAATAGAGCTGTGTTCTAATACCCacattatatactacatactacatactatatactacatactacatactacatactatatactatatactacatactttatactatatactacatactttatactatatactatatactacatactacatactgtatactatatactacatactatattctacatactatatactatatactacatactacatactatatactttatactatatactacatactttatactatatactacatactatatactatatactacatactatatactacatactatatactacatactatatactacatgctatatactatatactatatacacacaatatatactatatacacatactatatactatatactacatactatatactatatacac is a window from the Salmo salar unplaced genomic scaffold, Ssal_v3.1, whole genome shotgun sequence genome containing:
- the LOC123738353 gene encoding proline-rich receptor-like protein kinase PERK7; this encodes MTMQAMAFQQQMLSSFPPGPSHTTTPRTSSHTEEAPDQASLNPAQHHPSSRKHSPTRAPPPDDMVRSRAPPPDDMVRSRAPPPDDMVRSRAPPPEGLVQSSVSNSESPSHNIKDMIKQYQHPSNPAPSQPAHTHRKGEGKMFVKKPDPHDEAMYILKDQMSNPPPQ